One genomic region from Hyalangium ruber encodes:
- a CDS encoding SH3 domain-containing protein gives MGSNLLKCLAVLSLIAAGCGGAESSVDSVELKGVDETLATSESALTGCLGYKSMLSTTATSLNLRSGPATSYGIIAVMPQGSSVITWDNPSCDSGGWYRVYWGGVVGWASGTYLSVVTQTASVRNEAIARAEGGTKGAPGGVGFSYWWGHGAWKPNQAAGSCSGNCGSCTHTGSYGADCSGFLAKVWQVPSSNTNVATDSHPYGTIHFNVDSSQWSTISRDSLLKADALVYNDGSAGHTFVYESGDGWGNILAHECKGCAYGCVKNSRTATTAYHAIRHF, from the coding sequence ATGGGCAGCAATCTCCTGAAGTGTCTGGCGGTCCTGTCCCTCATCGCAGCCGGTTGCGGCGGCGCCGAGTCCTCGGTGGACAGCGTCGAGCTGAAGGGCGTGGATGAGACGCTCGCCACGAGTGAGAGCGCCCTCACCGGGTGCCTGGGCTACAAGTCCATGCTGTCCACCACGGCCACCAGCCTGAACCTGCGCTCCGGGCCGGCGACGAGCTACGGCATCATCGCGGTGATGCCGCAGGGCTCCTCCGTCATCACCTGGGACAACCCGAGCTGCGACAGCGGCGGCTGGTACCGGGTGTATTGGGGCGGCGTGGTGGGCTGGGCCTCGGGCACCTACCTCAGCGTGGTGACGCAGACGGCCTCGGTGCGCAATGAGGCCATCGCCCGCGCCGAGGGCGGCACGAAGGGCGCTCCCGGAGGCGTGGGCTTCTCCTACTGGTGGGGCCACGGCGCCTGGAAGCCGAACCAGGCCGCGGGCTCGTGCTCGGGCAACTGCGGCAGTTGCACGCACACCGGCAGCTATGGCGCGGACTGCTCCGGCTTCCTGGCCAAGGTGTGGCAGGTGCCCAGCAGCAACACCAACGTCGCCACCGACTCCCACCCCTACGGCACCATCCACTTCAACGTCGACAGCAGCCAGTGGTCCACCATCTCCCGCGACAGCCTGCTGAAGGCGGACGCCCTCGTCTACAACGACGGCTCGGCCGGCCACACCTTCGTCTACGAGTCCGGTGATGGCTGGGGCAACATCCTGGCGCACGAGTGCAAGGGCTGCGCGTACGGCTGCGTGAAGAACAGCCGCACGGCCACCACCGCCTACCACGCCATCCGCCACTTCTAG